A window of Aeromicrobium sp. Root236 contains these coding sequences:
- a CDS encoding DUF3040 domain-containing protein, with protein MPLSDEEARLLHQLEQSLAAEDPDFASTLRGSKFMAHNRRVAILAVLGFLGGLVLLFAGAVSAMTWLGVLGFVAMLGTAYLFMNAWKRGIGRSNEEPARTPGKPSKPTGTFVDRMEERWQRRRDGDER; from the coding sequence GTGCCGCTCTCTGATGAAGAGGCCCGGCTGCTCCACCAGCTCGAGCAGTCATTGGCCGCCGAAGACCCTGACTTCGCCTCCACCCTTCGTGGCTCGAAGTTCATGGCCCACAACCGTCGCGTGGCGATCCTTGCTGTCCTGGGATTCCTCGGTGGATTGGTCCTGTTGTTCGCCGGCGCGGTGTCGGCGATGACCTGGCTCGGGGTCCTCGGATTCGTCGCGATGCTCGGCACGGCCTATCTGTTCATGAACGCCTGGAAGCGGGGGATCGGCCGCAGCAACGAGGAGCCGGCCCGCACCCCGGGCAAGCCGTCCAAGCCCACGGGCACGTTCGTCGACCGCATGGAGGAGCGCTGGCAGCGCCGCCGGGACGGCGACGAACGCTAG
- a CDS encoding class I SAM-dependent methyltransferase → MGPVRTELMWQSVVDAVDVAGAGDMLDVLDLGGGTGSDAVRLAALGHRVTVVDPSPDALASLHRRGVEAGLTQGVNAVQGDAADLLDHVAPSSFDLVICHDVIEHVDDPGQALATIATVLRPGGHVSVVVAGRNAAVAARALAGDFVTAQSLVGRSAGSWDVRSMGPRRFVVGEVEDLLTTHGFVPIATTGVRVFADLVPSAIVDTEPGARDALYALERLLSTSEDFTALSAGLHTIARLDLSVATPDPGGKSAAL, encoded by the coding sequence ATGGGTCCGGTCCGCACCGAGTTGATGTGGCAGTCCGTCGTGGACGCCGTCGACGTGGCGGGAGCCGGTGACATGCTCGACGTGCTCGACCTCGGTGGCGGCACGGGCAGCGATGCCGTACGTCTGGCGGCCCTCGGGCACCGGGTCACGGTCGTCGACCCCAGCCCCGACGCACTTGCCTCGTTGCACCGCCGCGGCGTCGAGGCCGGCCTCACCCAAGGGGTCAACGCGGTCCAGGGCGATGCGGCCGACCTGCTCGACCACGTGGCCCCGTCGTCGTTCGACCTCGTCATCTGCCACGACGTCATCGAGCACGTCGACGACCCAGGACAGGCGCTCGCGACGATCGCCACGGTGCTGCGTCCCGGCGGACACGTCAGCGTCGTTGTCGCGGGCCGCAATGCCGCGGTGGCCGCGCGTGCCCTCGCCGGTGACTTCGTCACGGCGCAGTCCTTGGTCGGGCGTTCTGCCGGCAGCTGGGACGTCCGCTCGATGGGACCGCGCCGCTTCGTCGTGGGAGAGGTCGAGGACCTGTTGACGACCCACGGATTCGTGCCGATCGCGACGACTGGCGTGCGGGTCTTCGCCGACCTCGTGCCCAGCGCGATCGTCGACACCGAGCCTGGCGCGCGCGATGCGCTGTATGCGTTGGAGCGCCTGTTGAGCACTTCTGAGGACTTCACAGCCCTTTCGGCTGGTCTGCACACGATCGCACGCCTAGACTTGTCAGTAGCAACACCCGATCCAGGAGGCAAAAGTGCCGCTCTCTGA
- a CDS encoding NAD(P)/FAD-dependent oxidoreductase: MANVVVVGGGFAGMSAAARLAKLRHHVTLLESTQTLGGRLNGMTVGGRTWPLELDTVTLPGVFRDLFRKSGRPLEQVLDLTKTEGRRHVFKDKSVLDLPLGNRGDQHNALMAAFGEDEWSPWVDTLADSWDVIRRMALDQVFPGKPAVDRTVRKALQPRRSLAALADKDLDDDRLRKLVLNPPRLAGQDRLATPGFVAVSHYVERSFGRWRFAGGLPALATALEKRLGERGVTVELGESAHELVLEEGQVRGVVTSLRTVPADIVVWCAPNRPAPLPPVDLMPVIPASRSLVVLSAEAPELPDEIFVHANPPIRMWSGGDGLWTIEHRSGEDPLRALVRFGIDVRPYVEEQIDLSPSDLVGIGHWGWALRSWTSIFDVPGVAPTGGLFFAGAHAHPGPTLEAIGMATASIAEAIGPVPR, translated from the coding sequence ATGGCGAACGTCGTGGTCGTGGGTGGCGGCTTCGCAGGCATGTCCGCCGCCGCACGCCTGGCCAAGCTGCGTCATCACGTGACCCTCCTGGAGAGCACCCAGACGCTGGGCGGACGACTCAACGGCATGACGGTCGGCGGCCGGACCTGGCCCCTCGAGCTCGACACGGTGACGCTGCCCGGTGTCTTTCGCGACCTCTTCCGCAAGTCGGGCCGTCCCCTCGAGCAGGTGCTCGACCTCACCAAGACGGAGGGGCGCCGGCACGTCTTCAAGGACAAGTCGGTGCTCGACCTTCCGCTCGGCAACAGGGGCGACCAGCACAACGCGCTGATGGCGGCGTTCGGCGAGGACGAGTGGTCGCCGTGGGTCGACACGCTCGCCGACTCGTGGGACGTCATCCGGCGCATGGCGCTCGACCAGGTGTTCCCCGGCAAGCCGGCGGTCGACCGTACGGTGCGCAAGGCCCTGCAGCCACGACGCAGCCTCGCGGCGCTCGCCGACAAGGACCTCGACGACGACCGCCTCCGCAAGCTCGTGCTCAACCCCCCGCGGCTGGCGGGTCAGGACCGCTTGGCGACGCCGGGGTTCGTCGCGGTCAGCCACTACGTCGAGCGTTCCTTCGGGCGTTGGCGGTTCGCCGGTGGGCTGCCGGCGCTCGCGACGGCCCTGGAGAAGCGGCTCGGCGAGCGCGGCGTGACCGTCGAGCTCGGCGAGTCGGCGCACGAGCTGGTCCTCGAGGAGGGGCAGGTCCGCGGCGTCGTCACCTCACTGCGTACCGTGCCGGCGGACATCGTCGTGTGGTGCGCGCCCAACCGCCCCGCTCCCTTGCCGCCCGTCGACCTCATGCCGGTCATCCCGGCGTCGCGCAGCCTCGTCGTGCTGTCGGCCGAGGCGCCGGAGCTGCCCGACGAGATCTTCGTGCACGCCAACCCGCCGATCCGCATGTGGTCGGGCGGAGACGGGCTCTGGACGATCGAGCATCGCAGCGGCGAGGATCCGCTTCGCGCGCTCGTACGCTTCGGGATCGACGTAAGGCCGTACGTCGAGGAGCAGATCGACCTCAGCCCGTCCGACCTCGTGGGGATCGGTCACTGGGGCTGGGCCCTGCGCAGCTGGACCAGCATCTTCGACGTGCCCGGCGTGGCGCCCACCGGCGGCTTGTTCTTCGCCGGTGCGCACGCGCACCCGGGCCCGACGCTCGAGGCGATCGGCATGGCCACGGCCTCGATCGCCGAGGCGATCGGTCCCGTGCCCCGTTAG
- the mraZ gene encoding division/cell wall cluster transcriptional repressor MraZ has protein sequence MNPDVANFFGTYTPRLDDKGRLFLPAKFRPRLEHGIVLTRGQENCIYGWTTEAFNAFTDRVRDTPFTNQAARNFTRMFFSGASSEVPDKQGRISVPTVLREWAHLDRDCTVVGAMDRIEIWDSGRWTEFSNAQEGPFADMSEEVMPGIF, from the coding sequence GTGAACCCGGATGTCGCAAACTTCTTCGGCACCTACACCCCTCGTCTCGACGACAAGGGCCGGCTCTTCCTCCCGGCCAAGTTCCGCCCCCGGCTCGAGCACGGCATCGTGCTCACCCGCGGCCAGGAGAACTGCATCTACGGATGGACGACCGAGGCGTTCAACGCCTTCACCGACCGGGTCCGCGACACGCCGTTCACCAACCAGGCGGCCCGCAACTTCACCCGCATGTTCTTCTCCGGCGCCTCGTCGGAGGTCCCGGACAAGCAGGGCCGGATCTCCGTGCCGACTGTTCTCCGCGAGTGGGCCCATCTGGACCGCGACTGCACGGTCGTCGGGGCGATGGACCGCATCGAGATCTGGGACTCGGGCCGATGGACCGAGTTCTCGAACGCCCAGGAAGGTCCGTTCGCGGACATGTCAGAGGAAGTGATGCCCGGCATCTTCTGA
- a CDS encoding penicillin-binding protein 2 produces the protein MSASKTVSRRRLRVCLAAVVGVFSVFGVRLFQIQGLDASAYASKAIEDGTAKSTVPAPRGAILDRNGAQLATSVDGLTLTADPSMTKANAPQIARILREKLGDRIDYFDTIDKLRTPDSKFVYLVRDVPAWTAKKALTAIAKANLTGVFSEKETLRTYPGGKLAANLLGYTNGTGKGVAGLEQEYDKTLTGTDGASTYEVDPNTGVRIPMADSTVTKMVPGRDVTTTIDRDLQWYADQRLADAVRESSSDWGLAITMDTKTCQIVQMSQAPTFNADDGKGMVDSNTVSRAVQNVYEPGSVMKTVTMAALADQGKIAADTPIVVPSGMNVDNFHIGDYWEHGTLHLTAAGVIAKSSNLGTIVASQQMNNTTMYNYFRKFGFGQKTGVNLPGESEGLLTNGKKWTKANHATIAFGQGVSVTALQMVRAVGAIANAGKMCEPSVVSSTTGPDGKQVKVPAQPSKRIVSKDAAATVTRMMEAVTAPDGTAPAAAIKGYRVAGKTGTAWRVDPATGRYIRGQNTVSFMGFAPADNPRFLTYIVLDKPYSNAGGGSTAGPVFHDIMSMALERFGVAPTGSKSPKVAQTW, from the coding sequence ATGAGCGCCAGCAAGACCGTGTCCCGTCGTCGCCTGCGTGTCTGCCTCGCGGCGGTCGTCGGGGTCTTCAGCGTCTTCGGCGTGCGGCTGTTCCAGATCCAGGGCCTCGACGCCAGCGCGTACGCCTCCAAGGCCATCGAGGACGGCACCGCCAAGAGCACCGTCCCGGCACCCCGCGGCGCGATCCTCGACCGCAACGGCGCACAGCTGGCCACCAGCGTCGACGGCCTGACGCTGACCGCGGACCCGTCGATGACGAAGGCGAACGCTCCGCAGATCGCACGGATCCTGCGCGAGAAGCTCGGTGACCGCATCGACTACTTCGACACGATCGACAAGCTGCGCACGCCGGACTCCAAGTTCGTGTACCTGGTCCGCGACGTGCCGGCCTGGACCGCCAAGAAGGCCCTCACAGCCATCGCGAAGGCCAACCTGACGGGCGTCTTCAGCGAGAAGGAGACCCTGCGGACGTACCCCGGCGGCAAGCTGGCGGCGAACCTCCTCGGCTACACGAACGGCACCGGCAAGGGCGTCGCGGGCCTCGAGCAGGAGTACGACAAGACCCTGACCGGCACCGACGGCGCCAGCACGTACGAGGTCGACCCCAACACCGGCGTCCGCATCCCGATGGCCGACAGCACCGTGACCAAGATGGTGCCCGGCCGCGACGTCACGACGACGATCGACCGCGACCTGCAGTGGTACGCCGACCAGCGTCTCGCCGACGCCGTGCGCGAGTCCAGCTCGGACTGGGGCCTCGCGATCACGATGGACACCAAGACGTGCCAGATCGTGCAGATGTCGCAGGCGCCGACCTTCAACGCCGACGACGGCAAGGGCATGGTCGACTCCAACACGGTGTCGCGGGCCGTGCAGAACGTCTACGAGCCCGGCAGCGTCATGAAGACCGTCACGATGGCGGCGCTCGCCGACCAGGGCAAGATCGCGGCTGACACGCCGATCGTCGTCCCGTCGGGCATGAACGTCGACAACTTCCACATCGGCGACTACTGGGAGCACGGCACGCTGCACCTCACCGCCGCCGGCGTCATCGCGAAGTCGTCCAACCTCGGCACGATCGTCGCGTCGCAGCAGATGAACAACACGACGATGTACAACTACTTCCGCAAGTTCGGCTTCGGGCAGAAGACCGGCGTCAACCTGCCGGGCGAGTCCGAGGGACTCCTGACGAACGGCAAGAAGTGGACCAAGGCCAACCACGCGACGATCGCGTTCGGTCAGGGCGTCTCGGTCACCGCGCTGCAGATGGTGCGCGCGGTCGGCGCGATCGCCAACGCGGGCAAGATGTGCGAGCCGTCCGTCGTCAGCTCCACGACTGGCCCCGACGGCAAGCAGGTCAAGGTGCCGGCCCAGCCCAGCAAGCGGATCGTCTCGAAGGACGCCGCAGCTACGGTCACCCGGATGATGGAGGCCGTCACGGCTCCCGACGGGACGGCGCCGGCCGCCGCGATCAAGGGCTACCGCGTCGCCGGCAAGACGGGTACGGCCTGGCGGGTCGACCCCGCGACCGGCCGCTACATCCGCGGGCAGAACACGGTGTCGTTCATGGGCTTCGCCCCGGCCGACAACCCGCGCTTCCTGACCTACATCGTGCTCGACAAGCCGTACAGCAACGCCGGTGGCGGCTCGACCGCCGGACCGGTGTTCCACGACATCATGTCGATGGCCCTGGAGCGCTTCGGCGTCGCACCGACCGGCTCGAAGAGCCCGAAGGTGGCGCAGACCTGGTAA
- the rsmH gene encoding 16S rRNA (cytosine(1402)-N(4))-methyltransferase RsmH, producing MTEASHVPVLLERVLDLLAPSVAVDRPVVIDATLGLGGHTEAMLNRFPDLHVIGIDRDPEALARAKARLESFGDRVTFAHAVYDEIADVVADAGFRTVSGVLFDLGVSSMQLDLAERGFAYAQDAPLDMRMNPEDELTAADILNTYTSRDLARVLREYGEEKFAKRIADAVVAERAREPFTDSARLVDLIRTSIPAAARRTGGNPAKRTFQALRIEVNDELGVYRRALPASLEVLAPGGRVVVLAYHSLEDRITKRAFTEVTTTDVPRDLPFVPEGHEARFRLVTRGAEMATDAEIEENSRARSVRLRVVERIAA from the coding sequence ATGACCGAGGCGAGCCACGTTCCGGTCCTGCTCGAACGCGTCCTCGACCTGTTGGCTCCGTCAGTCGCCGTCGATCGCCCTGTCGTCATCGACGCGACCTTGGGACTCGGCGGCCACACCGAGGCGATGCTCAACCGCTTCCCCGACCTGCACGTCATCGGCATCGACCGCGACCCCGAGGCGCTCGCCCGGGCCAAGGCGCGGCTCGAGTCCTTCGGCGACCGCGTGACGTTCGCGCACGCGGTCTACGACGAGATCGCCGATGTCGTCGCCGACGCCGGCTTCCGCACGGTGTCCGGGGTGCTGTTCGACCTCGGTGTCTCCTCGATGCAGCTCGACCTCGCCGAGCGCGGCTTCGCGTACGCCCAGGACGCTCCCCTGGACATGCGGATGAACCCTGAGGACGAGCTCACGGCTGCCGACATCCTCAACACGTACACCTCACGTGACCTGGCCCGCGTGCTGCGGGAGTACGGCGAGGAGAAGTTCGCCAAGCGCATCGCCGACGCCGTCGTCGCGGAGCGGGCCCGTGAGCCGTTCACCGACAGCGCCCGACTGGTCGACCTGATCCGCACATCGATCCCGGCGGCCGCCCGGCGTACCGGCGGCAACCCCGCCAAGCGGACGTTCCAGGCCCTGCGCATCGAGGTCAACGACGAGCTGGGCGTCTACCGCCGCGCGTTGCCGGCCTCGCTCGAGGTGCTGGCACCCGGCGGCCGGGTCGTCGTGCTGGCCTACCACTCGCTCGAGGACCGGATCACCAAGCGCGCGTTCACCGAGGTCACCACGACCGACGTGCCCCGCGACCTGCCGTTCGTGCCTGAGGGGCACGAGGCCCGCTTCCGCCTGGTCACGCGTGGCGCCGAGATGGCGACCGACGCGGAGATCGAGGAGAACTCGCGTGCCCGGTCCGTACGCCTTCGTGTCGTCGAGCGGATCGCCGCGTGA